Within the Plectropomus leopardus isolate mb chromosome 15, YSFRI_Pleo_2.0, whole genome shotgun sequence genome, the region AACACTTTCCACAGTGTATTAACTTAGATTTAGCTCACCTGCACAAGATTGTTAAGATAGACTAAAAACATTGCCTGCCAAGATTAATTTGTCATCTAAAATATTGTGCTTAATCATAGAAGTATATACCTTCTTCCAATGCTATAATCAGAAGCAGTGTGATACTCACTAGAGGCAAAGGTATATTTAGagctttatgtaaaaaaatctcattacagacacttttttttacctcacaTATGCTACGGTATGTTTTACCACAAGGGAATAGCATTGAATttctaaaattacaataaatgtgCCGTGGCCCTGTGCATTTCAGAAATAAGAGGATGAATATGCAGTTTTTTAGGAGACCTAAAATAACAGGCATCCAGGTGGTAATTGATTCAGAGTGATTGTTTTTGcatcaaactgatttgatttgctCAGTGAGCTTTTGTTCAAGGTGGCCAGCAGAGACCAGTTTTGATAACAGCTGCTGCCTAAACACTGAATGTTACAAATGAATACAGATGATGCTGTTACAGAGTTAATGAGCAGTGTAGGAAGTGACCTTTATTTGGCATTTACACACAGTGATTATTAATTTTGTATAACCGAGGCCTCTGCGTTTGTTTACACCTGTCCGTTTGACCACAAGAACCAGCTCTCTAATTCCaatgcatgtctttttttttttttaaggtattgtCGGTGAGGCAGATGAGAACGGAGAAGATCATTACCTGTGGACGTACAAGAAGCTGGAGATCGGCTTCAATGGCAACAGAATTGTTGACGTGAATCTGACCAGTGAGGGCAAAGTCAGACTCGTGCCAAACACAAGAATCGCAATGTCTTATTCTGTGAGTACTCAGTGGTTGTTTTTATATGCCAGTTCTCATTTTATGTcagtcgtgtgtgtgttgtaatccaaTGAGGTTCAGGTCATGGAAACATGTGAATTCATTAGTCAGTATATGAACCTTTTCTTATGACAGGTGAAGTGGAAGAAGTCGGATGTGAAGTTCGAAGACAGATTCGACAAGTACCTCGATCCATCCTTCTTCCAGCACAGGGTGAGTTGAATAATATAATTGAATTATTGAATGAGTGATTGaattattgaataaataaatcatttatttcgGTTACATGCATCATGAGAAACAAGATTATTTCACACAAAGTTCTCAGGCTGAAGTCCAAGGATTATTTTTGCCTATCCTATATCAACCAAAGAATAACCCAGAATAACAGCAACACCaatgaaagaaaatacatgaattaataaaagaaTTATACTCCTAACTGTAATCCTTAATTATTCTGCACTTTAATCAATCCTGAATTATTTTACACTATAATCATGACTGATTATGACTGACTCCATAACATAATCTGACttccaaaactgaaataaaaatatattttacattccTTCACACTTAACATAtttcaatgaaataaacaaCCCTCTTATATTATAATTCCCTTTgctcaattaaaataaaaatttaacacAGACAAGAAGGCTTTTGCTTACAAAGTATATCTAATGTTTTCAAGTACACAATCGCTACAAATTTTAAAGTGTAGGATCctattaaaaatattagtagATTCATAACAGCCAGCTTTATGAGCGCTCTTTTCTGAAGTTTCATTATAggctgtagattttttttaatatgcattcCCCCAAATTTCACTTCACAGTAAGATGTATATGTCATAACAAGTGAGCAGTACAGCGCTCCAGACATTTCTTACTCAGCAGCACCCTTGGTTTATAAAGAGTAGCGATAGATTAAGACAATTTATTAATTCATACGtttggttttcatttcatttgagcTGTATGATGTGAGCCAAGAACACCAGTGGCTTGTTATAAGAGCCCACTTTTGCATATGACTTTTCAGAAGGTATGAGTTTAGCCTCGTACTATGGTAGGTGTGATGTAATTGATCAGTCTGGTAACTGTTGGCTGACATATCGACTCCATCTGCTGTTATGGCGGGAAGCCAGCTGGGAACTTTTCAAAAGGAAGTTTGGCTGATTTTAGGagtctacttttttttcagtccaccAGCAGCTAAAACCTGTGGATGAAACAGTTTGTTTCCTGCCCTGACATGTACAGTCGATCTGAGCCTGCTGAGAGCGGTGATTTCATAAACAGTATTTGTGTGATATAACTACCTCGAAATAGTCTGAATAATACATTCAGCAAGGCcttattgaaaatgttttcacccCCGCTAAATAGTTAGCTTTGTTTTATTGAGGCGTTTAATATTTGATGTATTCCCTTTGATTTAATAAGCCTTATGGCATGGTTATTTCTTTCAGTAATTGTTGATTTTACTCCCCCCTCCTTCTTTTTTAAGATTCACTGGTTCTCCATCTTCAACTCCTTCATGATGGTCATTTTCTTGGTGGGTTTGGTGTCCATGATTCTGATGAGGACACTAAGAAAGGATTATGCCAGATATAGCAAAGAGGAGGAAATGGATGACATGGTAAGTTTTTCTTGAGTAAACAATTTGCTCTTGAGCACGTTGTCATTTGCTGTGTAATTGATTTTtggtatattttatttttttttgtcattagttCTTTCTTGGAGTTTTTGTGAATTTggagttttgtctttttgtttctgtttttttgaggtAAATACAGGACAGGTGATTGACAGTTAGCAGATTCTATGTTTTAATTTCCAAGCCAAGAGTTTTTGATCCAACGTTCCTGTGACTGAGGCCCTTTTTATGCCTGGTATTACCGTGTTTTAACACGCACTTAATACAAGTGTAAATAACGCATTGTGATCTGATCACTCAAAGCACTTGCTGAGATGATCTTGAAAATATCCTGATGCATCTCCACCAATGACTACATCTTCAGTGCAggatgtggtgttttttgggaaaaGCACGTTAACGCTCTATAACTTACCCATTTTCTTATGAGTTGGATGAAGTGCTGCGTGGCCATTCATCGTTTTGCCCTATGGAAGGAGACGGGTGAAATTTTGCTAACAGCGATATCTCCAGCTTTACTGACACAACCACTAACGTGACTAGCAAGCGTGCTACAGAGCAGCTGGCAAAAGTGGACGTAACTGGCATGGGGCAGTAACCAAATCTGGAGATGAATAATAGGCAATATGTCTTGGCTGTCCACTTGTGTCCAATCACTAAAATGCATATTAATACCAGGTCTAAACAGGCTCAAAGACTTTATCCCCTGTTAGAAATTCTGAAAAATTTCatctcattttgaatttgtcaCTGTGCACCATCAGGACAGAGACCTGGGAGATGAGTACGGGTGGAAGCAAGTACATGGTGATGTGTTTCGGCCGTCGAGCCATCCACTGATCTTCTCTTCGCTCATCGGCTCTGGCTGCCAGATCTTTTCCGTCTCCctcatcgtcatcatcgtcgCTATGGTGGAGGATCTGTACACAGAGTGAGTAGTTAGCAGCTCACTGCTGGTTGTAACTTGTTGTTGTAATTGTAGGTTTGGAGTCAGATACCAGGTTCCATTTTGGATCCAGTTCTCTGTTAGTGAAAAGGTAGATTTGATTAGCTTAGATTCAAGTGAATctcttattaaatattttatctcCTCACTATTAATATCTATCCTAAGAGCAATgccaaataattaatttaaaaaaaaaaagagaaatccaTCTGTATGAAAAGAGATCTGTTAGTGTTTTTCTCTGGCAAAGTTCACGCTCTCTACGGAAATgtagcttaaaaaatatataataagacTCATGTGtagaaaaacactataaatataaaatcccAGCTTAAAGGGGAATAAAGCccaaaaacagagagagcatTGGACCTCACTGGGCTGCACTCATATCATTTTTCTCTGCAGGAGAGGATCCATGCTGAGCACAGCCATTTTCGTGTACGCTGCCACCTCCCCTGTCAATGGCTACTTTGGGGGAAGCTTGTATGCAAAACAAGGAGGTAAAAGTCCATTCATCTCATCAGTTCTTTCCGGATACCATCAGCTTTATCTTCTTTCAAATGCTGTTGTGAATGTCTCTTATAATGCTGTTTGATTTGTGTAATACAGGCAGAAGATGGATTAAGCAAATGTTCATCGGGGCATTCTTGATCCCAGCTATGGTGTGCGGCACCGCCTTCTTCATCAACTTCATTGCTATCTACTACCACGCCTCCAGAGCCATACCGTTTGGCACCATGGTAGGTTTGACATAGCGACACCTCCCTGAAAACCACAGAGTTATGAAGATCACCCAGCTTCAGTTTATCTGTGTGGTGGTGCAGCACTGTGCTAGAGGTGATATGACATTGAGTAACCTGTCATGGAGCTGGAGAAATGAGGAAAGTGTGGAAATTCTTCACCCACAAGTGTGTAAACTCACACTTTGCTAGAAAATGATCTTTGCCTCATCtgaggaaaattaaaaacacatcacatccTATAAAACACATTCCACATGACGTAAACTCCCCTAACTCAATACAGTTTCTCAGTTCTGTTGAGTTGACTTCTACATGTAGTGCCAAAGTTTTCAAActgaacagtaaaaaaaaagacaacatgaaCGCTTTCCAGAGGAACTCCTCTCTGGCTTAATTGCAAACGGCTGTTTGTTGGCTCGACACAGCCTTCAAGAATTGCTATGTGTCTTTCAGCACAACATACCATCCATCATAAGTGTCAAGAAACCATCTTGAAATCAAACCATTAAAAATGTTCCAACTTCAGCAGccaaatttgttattttagcagaCGTCAAAAAATCTGGGGCAGATTTCAAACTCTGGCCAAACATGAAGGTCATCTGATAATAACCACACGCCTGAATGCATTTGTTATCCCTCTGATTTCATGAACACTTGTGTTTTGGGCATTTATACCTCTAGATCAGACTGTGGGCATTTCATGTGAAAATCCTGGTATCAAGAGATCCAACACCtcttgttttcagcagtttattAAATACCATTGAGCTGAGCAAGGCGTTCCTGGGGCGCAGTCAAAGGACAATTTAGATAAATGATGATAGATCTGAAAACACCCTGAATGTTGGACCACCCAGTGgaatattaatgatttttttcccctgcaggTTGCTGTCTGCTGTATCTGCTTCTTTGTCATTCTGCCGTTAAACCTCGTGGGAACAATCCTGGGGAGAAATCTGTCCGGCCAGCCCAACTTCCCCTGCCGAGTGAACGCTGTTCCGCGACCCATCCCAGAGAAGAAATGGTAGGTGTCAGTTCAGGCAGGGTCAGTTTAGTCTCCGATTATGGTAAATGTTTAGGAATTTGCCTTGGTGACACTAGACTGGAGTCAGAGACATTTGTAAGTCTTATAGTACAtacccactgtacaaaaatgtcattaaaatatacagtactACTgattagggctgcacaatatattGAGTATTACTCATGATCACGATGTTGGCTCCCCATGTTTAAATGAGCATCATTGACTATAATAATAGTGATGTTTAAAATGCGTGCTCCGCTCATAGAAGAGTCTGCTGCATATAAAGTCATGCGCCTCTTTAACAGCCAGCCAGCCTCCCCTTTTGAAGAGCTGTCTCGTCAGTATGCGTACACCCTGCAGTGGCAGCCTGTGAAAACTTCCCtaaatgttgcagctgcagacaggcAAAACAAAATTCATATATTCATCAACCATCATCATCAGGTTTTTGGAAGTGTTTTGGATTTAGAAGAGAACAAATCATATACAAAGAGTGCATGAGACTTGTGTTTGCACGTCAAAGCAACACAACCAGCTTGCTAAACCCTCTGAATAAACACCACAGTCTGCAGTGTTATGAATGCATGAAAGCCAAGAAAATAAAGTCACCTCACTGAAATGATCTGGAACGGGGAAAAACGTGGCAAATAACCCGCAAATTTAGgggattttaaattaattagatACTCAGATATGTTAAAATATGAGTGTTATGATTCACTAATCGTCTGAGTACTACTATGTAGCATCCAGTGTGCATTCAAACACAGCAGACGGCGCTTTTCATCGATGCAGGCTGGTGGTCTGGTGACTGATCAGTGAGGAGGTTGTACTTACATTATGAAATGAATCCAAAGTACTGTAGCGCCTGTGTTCAAGTGTATGCCATCAGGTCTTAAGTAGAAAATGGCTTTGCTGTCTAAACAAACTGTTtggataataaaaaatagcaaagcGATGAACTGAGCGTATTAACATTTGCAACCTTCTGCCAAGCACCGTGGCCGTCTGCCAGAAGGAAATGGTAGATGTGACTTTAGGCCACTGTTAGTCTTTGCTTGAATTTCCAATCTGTGTCTcccttttcccttttccttCCTATAACACAATATGTCATGTACTGTTGCCTTGGAGGAGAGCGGATCTGATGTGACCACTTGTGCACAGTGGTCAGTGTATGCAGTCGTACTCACATGTTGAACCCTGTGTGTCAGGTTCATGGAGCCAGCTGTCATCGTCTGCCTCGGAGGAATCCTGCCATTCGGGTCCATTTTCATCGAAATGTAAGTCTGTGCTGTGATACTgaggtgtttgtttgtgttgagaTGATCTTTCTGCAGCAGGTGGCATGTTATCATTCTTCGTCCTTCAGGTACTTCATCTTCACATCCTTTTGGGCGTACAAAATCTACTACGTGTACGGCTTCATGATGCTGGTCCTGGTTATCCTGTGTATCGTGACCGTGTGTGTCACCATCGTGTGTACGTACTTCCTGCTCAACGCTGAGGACTACAGATGGTGAGTGACTCACTTTTCCCGCAGTTTATGTCATATCATGAAGTTTGATAAGGCTGGGTGACATAGCTCAATATTATCTCCATATTTTTTGTCTATGTGATATCTATCtctgttttcatattttctctaaaataacGTGATTGATTGACGCATGATACCAGTGTGATCATTCCAGCAAACTAATGTGAATTTAGAGGGAACACAGCTGGAATATGACATTTTAGAgggctttaattttgaaattccacACCAGAATGTCCTGATATTGTCTTTGTGACCCTCTAAGGTGgtaaactgtcattttaaagtcagATTGGTTTAAGTTTGACTAATTATTCATACAATAGAAATTTAATTATCCATTAGATGCATTTTGTAAgaatttattagtatttttaaatgatcattcATTTGATCTATTAAttaatatgtatacattttgttttatttattcatgtattttcatttatttaacattgtCAGACTGACTGTGTCACTGAATGAAGATGAAATTGACTATCATGTTCACAGGAGGgccacttttattttgaagtcagtTCTCGCTGGCTCTTACTGAAATGCCGAGTATATATATGTACTGCAAAACGTCTTTCTCAAAGTGGAGGCTGGCTTGATTGCTGTGTTCGGTACTGGGTGGTGTTTTAGGTGATGGAAGAGATATGTATCATATTCTGCAGAGAATGGTAGTCAGTTTAACCTCTGCCATCGCAAAAACTGAACCACCTCTGACGTGCTCTGGTTTCTCATCAATTTTGAATCAACAGGAACTCAGTGATTGAGGTTAAACTGGTGGGCGTGGATGATCagttttgtggtgtgtgtgtgtgtgtgtgtgtgtgtgtgtgtgtgtgtgtgtgtgtgtgtgtgtgtgtgtgtgtgtgtgtgagaaagagagagaggaagagggagagcaAGTCTCCTGCACATAAACACGGCCTGCttttaatgtataaataatttacaaaatatgcAAGGAATTTTTTGATATGGTCATCTGCTAAATCACACAGAAAATGATATTCGGtttagggctgccccttgagaGACAGAGATTCAGACGGGGACCTTCAGTCAACTCTTTTCGCCAGTTTATGTGCTCTGCAGTGTACTTccggggacattttggtccccagatttttcTGTAGAGTGAGTGCTCTTCACTTTCACGCTACTTTTTGGTACAGGCTGtcgcagacatgcaggcaggggcacggagggagggagaggagagactTTCTCCCTAGAAGCGGTGAATTTACAGCCcacagcaagttaatacaaTACAGTTTTATTTGATCTCGAGTGTcaacaaaaaatctttattaatgACCTGTCGTTagcgctgttagcttgtttactatctGACgggaatgctgctgtcacactgaacatcctgcGGAGTCCATGCAaagtttaaaactttgtatgggaTCACTGAATTTTCATATTGAACTGCTAAGTTTGATTCCACTGGAGTAATTCAAGAAAAGCCCTAATTAGAATATTTCAGATATATTCAATACATCGCCCACCTTAAGAGTTTAGTGGTGGGAAATAATCTTTTAGCATTTCATGACTTTCATGTTCACCTTCCTCAATCCTTATTTGGCAGCTGAGAGAattattaaccttttaaaacctgagcaaactggtagCAAACCTCTTTTATAACCATGAGAATaggtcaatgagcaacttaacacgaaatgaccaaaaaaggagagtaaaaaaacaaaaactcatgaaaaagTCCCCCAGAAAAAGTactggtgaaaaaaacattagttatatattttataattattttgttatactgtaacatcattttaaaattgtgataattataaatatagattattattattatttgttggataattttctaataattctcatcttttttcaaacaaatttNNNNNNNNNNNNNNNNNNNNNNNNNNNNNNNNNNNNNNNNNNNNNNNNNNNNNNNNNNNNNNNNNNNNNNNNNNNNNNNNNNNNNNNNNNNNNNNNNNNNNNNNNNNNNNNNNNNNNNNNNNNNNNNNNNNNNNNNNNNNNNNNNNNNNNNNNNNNNNNNNNNNNNNNNNNNNNNNNNNNNNNNNNNNNNNNNNNNNNNNNNNNNNNNNNNNNNNNNNNNNNNNNNNNNNNNNNNNNNNNNNNNNNNNNNNNNNNNNNNNNNNNNNNNNNNNNNNNNNNNNNNNNNNNNNNNNNNNNNNNNNNNNNNNNNNNNNNNNNNNNNNNNNNNNNNNNNNNNNNNNNNNNNNNNNNNNNNNNNNNNNNNNNNNNNNNNNNNNNNNNNNNNNNNNNNNNNNNNNNNNNNNNNNNNNNNNNNNNNNNNNNNNNNNNNNNNNNNNNNNNNNNNNNNNNNNNNNNNNNNNNNNNNNNNNNNNNNNNNNNNNNNNNNNNNNNNNNNNNNNNNNNNNNNNNNNNNNNNNNNNNNNNNNNNNNNNNNNNNNNNNNNNNNNNNNNNNNNNNNNNNNNNNNNNNNNNNNNNNNNNNNNNNNNNNNNNNNNNNNNNNNNNNNNNNNNNNNNNNNNNNNNNNNNNNNNNNNNNNNNNNNNNNNNNNNNNNNNNNNNNNNNNNNNNNNNNNNNNNNNNNNNNNNNNNNNNNNNNNNNNNNNNNNNNNNNNNNNNNNNNNNNNNNNNNNNNNNNNNNNNNNNNNNNNNNNNNNNNNNNNNNNNNNNNNNNNNNNNNNNNNNNNNNNNNNNNNNNNNNNNNNNNNNNNNNNNNNNNNNNNNNNNNNNNNNNNNNNNNNNNN harbors:
- the tm9sf3 gene encoding transmembrane 9 superfamily member 3; translation: MKIMGSSRWKVAAAAFLAIVGSLLPVDADEHEHTYKDKEEVVLWMNTVGPYHNRQETYKYFSLPFCAGSKKTISHYHETLGEALQGVELEFSGLDIKFKDEVMQTTYCEIDLDKAKRDAFVYAIKNHYWYQMYIDDLPIWGIVGEADENGEDHYLWTYKKLEIGFNGNRIVDVNLTSEGKVRLVPNTRIAMSYSVKWKKSDVKFEDRFDKYLDPSFFQHRIHWFSIFNSFMMVIFLVGLVSMILMRTLRKDYARYSKEEEMDDMDRDLGDEYGWKQVHGDVFRPSSHPLIFSSLIGSGCQIFSVSLIVIIVAMVEDLYTERGSMLSTAIFVYAATSPVNGYFGGSLYAKQGGRRWIKQMFIGAFLIPAMVCGTAFFINFIAIYYHASRAIPFGTMVAVCCICFFVILPLNLVGTILGRNLSGQPNFPCRVNAVPRPIPEKKWFMEPAVIVCLGGILPFGSIFIEMYFIFTSFWAYKIYYVYGFMMLVLVILCIVTVCVTIVCTYFLLNAEDYRW